GGCGCAAAAAGCAGTATGAAGCTGCGTAGCGTGGTTTTATAATTAAACTATTAACCGGAGAATCGTAATGAAACGTACCCGCTTTGAAGAGACTTTCTGCCCTATTGCTCGTTCACTCAATATTATTGGCGACTGGTGGTCCTTGCTGATTGTGCGTGATGCATTAGCAGGCGTTACGCGGTTTGGTGAATTTCAGAAAAACCTGGGTATTGCCAAAAACATGCTGACGGCACGTCTTAAGCTGCTGGTGGATGAAGGTATTTTGCGCACGCAACCCGCCTCTGATGGCAGCGCCTGGCAGGAATATGTGTTGACAGAAAAAGGCCGCTCTCTGCAAACGGTGCTGGTCGCACTCTCGCAATGGGGGCAAGAATGGTTGTTTGACCAGGGTGAACCCGCCAGCGTACTGGTCGATAGCCATACACATCGCCCATTACAAAAACTGGCTTTGCGCGCCGAGGATGGCCGTGAATTGCAGCCAGAGGACGTGCAACTGCGTACTGCCAAAATCTGACAATTCAGCCTGTTATCTCTAACGATTATAAAACCGCACTTTTTGTCGCCTCATATGGTTGCATTATAAAACCAAATATCAGAAGCTAGATTTAGCTTTATGATAAAACCATTTAATATCGAGGTACGAAAAAATGACAACTGCACTGATTACCGGCGCCTCTTCAGGGATTGGCGCCATCTATGCCGACCGTCTTGCAGCCCGCGGTTACGACTTGCTGCTGGTTGCGCGTCGCGGCGATCGTTTAAACACACTTGCCGATGATTTGCAGCATCGCCATGGCGTAAAAATCAGCACTCTGGTGGCTGATCTCAGCGCGGCTGAGGGCATCCAGCAGGTTGAAGCGGTTTTACGTGACGATACGACAATAAGTCTACTGGTGAATAATGCCGGTGCAGCAAATCTTGCCCCTATCCTCAGCAGCAATGCCGATCAACATGAAGCCATCAATACGCTGAATACGACGGCGCTGATGCGTCTGACGCTGGCAGTATTGCCGCGTTTTGTGGAAAACGATCAGGGAACCATCATTAATATTGCGTCAGTCGTTGCTTTCCATGCTCGTGCGGGCAGCGCGGTTTACAGCGCGACAAAAGCGTGGGTGCTTAATTTCACCCGTGGTTTGCAGGAAGAATTCGCCGGAAGTAATGTTCGTATTCAGGCCGTTCTGCCAGCCGCTACCGCGACTGAAATTTGGGGGCATTCCGGGATTACACTTGATGCGCTACCTGAAGGCTCGGTAATGACCAGCGAAGATTTGGTCGATGCGGCGCTGGCTGGGCTCGATCAGGGAGAGCTGGTCACGGTTCCGCCAGTTGAAGATTTACAGCTGTGGGATAACTGGGAAGCGGCACGGCTGGCGCTGTTTAGCGCTTCGCGCAATGGCAAACCGGCCTCACGTTACTCACGCGCTTAACGTTTTAACTTATCGCGTGAGTACGCATCCCTTCAGCCACCGGCTCTAACGCGCTTCGTAAGGTTCACCCCAACGGCGTAATGCAATATTCGACGTACGGCGGGACTTCCGGATAACCCTGCCGGGAGACCCGCCCGCGTTGCTCAAACAACAGTGACTCGCGGGTCAGCTCTTTTTGGCGTCATGGATGAAACGGCGCTGCAACTCACTAAATCGCACCGCCATATTTAACACATGCAATCGGGACAAAGCAGGGATTTGAGCGGCTCTGTACAGGAGGCGCTGCAAAGTAAAATTAAAGATCTGGCGCCGTCAGGAAGAATGGGAACACCGACGGCGCTGGCGAAGGCCGCGCTGTTTCTTGCGTCGGATGAGTCCGCTTATGTGGTTGGCACGGAATTACTGGTCGACGGCGGCACCGTCGCAATTTGTAAGTAAAGCAGAGCCAACCCACGGCTTCATTTTATTACTCAGTAAAAACTCGCGCGGGTAGCGACCGTCATATGCGTCAACGCGTTCCCGGAGTTTGCCGGGGTGACTTTTACGTGGCAAAGGACAGGAACTTGCCTTTCGTCGTACTGGCATTCACTCACCGCCGTGAAATTAAAACGGGCATCAAGAGCAGATTCATTGACCATCGTATAATCGAGCGGTTTATTGACGCTATCAGGGTAGCGAATGCTGGTTGAAGAGGCGACGAGATCGCCTGAGTAATATTGCACCTTTTTGATATTGCCAGCAGTGTCGTAGAAGTGATCGGTAATTTTTAGTGTCCGTAGCATCGTCTCGCCCAGCAAGCCTTGCGCATTGGTTTTGTAATCGAGATGCCCGTCACTGTCATCGCGGCTCATTAAATTGCATTTGTCATCCAGTCCATAAGCAACAGGCTGGCCATTAAATGTCCCTTTTAACGCCTTTTCTTCTTTCACAAAATTGATATGGCTGTTATTGGACTTATCATCGCGACGTAACGTCTGTACGCAGCCCTCTGCGGATAACGCCATGTGGAGCGTATAAACCTCGTTACCTTTATCATCGGTACCCACGGAATCGATAGTTTTGACAGGGCCTTTGACCGGGTTGAAATCGAGCAGTGTCGAAAGATTTAACAGCACCGGAATATATGTCTGCTGCGCGCAGGCAGCCGTAGTGGTGAACCCGAGTGTGAGCGCGAGCAAATAAGAGCAAATTTTCACTTCTGCCATCCATTGACATAAAGAGAAAAGAGTAACAAATGCGGATAATTCAGCAAGACCAGACAGAGAAAAATCTGATGACGAACAAAGTAGCTTGGCTTAAAGCGGTTAATTCGACCATGCCTGCTAATGACCGCCAAAATCATAGCTGCTTCAGTCTCACTAATCACGGCCAATTATGACTTCTCCCTTTCAAAAAATACGAAAAGAAGATCTATACCGTTCAAGCTAATATAGCGCTAATTTTATCCAGACAGTTCAATCTGGTGCCTTCCATAATTCAACGCGATTGCGTCCCTTATTTTTTGCAATATAGAGTGCTTCATCAGCAGCCTGTATCAAGCGTTCGTAATCAGGGTGACCACTAAACATTGCCGCTCCGATAGAAAGGGACAAGGCAATATTTTCACCTGACGGGGAAATAACATTGGTTTTCTCAACACGCCCGCGGATGCGCTCAGCAATACGCAAAGTATCAAACTCCGTCGCCTCGGTTAAAATAATGACAAACTCATCACCGCCGTAACGGAAAACATAATCACTGCTGCGAACATTGTCATAAAAAGCGTTGGAGACTTTGCGTAAAATCTCATCGCCAGTATGATGCCCCCATGTATCGTTAATTTGTTTAAATTTATCAACATCAATAATTAATACCGACAACGGGGTGTTCATACGCTTGGCATGGGCAATTTCGCGTTTAAATATGGTGGGCAAAAAGCGTCGATTAAGGAGTTTTGTCAGCACATCCATTCCCACTTCATGCCGGGAAACCTCCTCGAAAAGCTCACGCAGCATGGTAATAATCTGCGAAACGGTATTTCTGATCTGAATAAGAAATTTGATACGTAGCGTTCTGTTACTTAAGGCTCTGGGTGTATTGCGCGTATTACGAAAAACCTCATCGAGATCCTGGATGAGGCGCGATATATGCCCGACTTCAGCGATACCACTAAAGTAATGACGGCCTTTATGGTTGAACCACAGACCAAAGTCAGACTGGCTGAGGGACAGGCTGTTACCGAGATCGGCGTCCATAATGATTTTGTAGATAAGGTCAATTTCCCAGCTTAACAACGCAGCACTCTGGCGCTCTTTTTCTTCCTCCGCATTCTCCAGCAAGGAGAAAATGCGGTAATTCTCATCCTCCTTCGCTGAGTTGTGTTCCGTAAAGGTAAAAGCCCGCGACATCACTTCCATAGCCAGATCAATACTGTTAATGGCGTAATGGTAAACTTCAAGCTTATCTGCTGCCTCTTGAGCTGAGGAATTGATAACAGGGAAAAGTATTTTTTTAAGAACCCGAAAGCCCATTTCAACGATTTCAACCGAAATGCCAATGCGTGCATGGATCGAAGCAACGTGTTGCTGAATTGCAATAACCTTATCTATATCAGCGACCTGGCAAGTCAACACATCGATAATCCACTTTTCCAAAGCGCTTTTAAGATCTCTTTCTACCTGTTCATTGGAAAGGAACTCCTCAGCATGAGGATCCGTAAGCACAATGCGGTAGAACTCCTGACTCAGGATATGTGCATGAGTTTTGCCAACTTCTGCAGCTAAAAAGCGAATACGATCATCTGTTTTATCAATGAGATGAGTCCACTCACTTTTAATCAATTTAAGATAATTTTCCATTACTTAAACCCTTACGATAGTTAACGCGCGCTCTGCTTGCCCTCATCACTATGCTGAATATCGCAAGCCGGAAACTCACAACAAATGTTGAATGTTCTCCAGTCTTTTTAAAGAAACGAAATTATATGCCAAATAAAAAGCAATCCACAAAATAAAAAAATAATTTTCA
This genomic interval from Kosakonia sacchari SP1 contains the following:
- a CDS encoding winged helix-turn-helix transcriptional regulator; translated protein: MFEQRGRVSRQGYPEVPPYVEYCITPLG
- a CDS encoding YnfC family lipoprotein codes for the protein MKICSYLLALTLGFTTTAACAQQTYIPVLLNLSTLLDFNPVKGPVKTIDSVGTDDKGNEVYTLHMALSAEGCVQTLRRDDKSNNSHINFVKEEKALKGTFNGQPVAYGLDDKCNLMSRDDSDGHLDYKTNAQGLLGETMLRTLKITDHFYDTAGNIKKVQYYSGDLVASSTSIRYPDSVNKPLDYTMVNESALDARFNFTAVSECQYDERQVPVLCHVKVTPANSGNALTHMTVATRASFY
- a CDS encoding SDR family NAD(P)-dependent oxidoreductase, encoding MTTALITGASSGIGAIYADRLAARGYDLLLVARRGDRLNTLADDLQHRHGVKISTLVADLSAAEGIQQVEAVLRDDTTISLLVNNAGAANLAPILSSNADQHEAINTLNTTALMRLTLAVLPRFVENDQGTIINIASVVAFHARAGSAVYSATKAWVLNFTRGLQEEFAGSNVRIQAVLPAATATEIWGHSGITLDALPEGSVMTSEDLVDAALAGLDQGELVTVPPVEDLQLWDNWEAARLALFSASRNGKPASRYSRA
- a CDS encoding winged helix-turn-helix transcriptional regulator; translation: MKRTRFEETFCPIARSLNIIGDWWSLLIVRDALAGVTRFGEFQKNLGIAKNMLTARLKLLVDEGILRTQPASDGSAWQEYVLTEKGRSLQTVLVALSQWGQEWLFDQGEPASVLVDSHTHRPLQKLALRAEDGRELQPEDVQLRTAKI
- a CDS encoding diguanylate cyclase, whose protein sequence is MENYLKLIKSEWTHLIDKTDDRIRFLAAEVGKTHAHILSQEFYRIVLTDPHAEEFLSNEQVERDLKSALEKWIIDVLTCQVADIDKVIAIQQHVASIHARIGISVEIVEMGFRVLKKILFPVINSSAQEAADKLEVYHYAINSIDLAMEVMSRAFTFTEHNSAKEDENYRIFSLLENAEEEKERQSAALLSWEIDLIYKIIMDADLGNSLSLSQSDFGLWFNHKGRHYFSGIAEVGHISRLIQDLDEVFRNTRNTPRALSNRTLRIKFLIQIRNTVSQIITMLRELFEEVSRHEVGMDVLTKLLNRRFLPTIFKREIAHAKRMNTPLSVLIIDVDKFKQINDTWGHHTGDEILRKVSNAFYDNVRSSDYVFRYGGDEFVIILTEATEFDTLRIAERIRGRVEKTNVISPSGENIALSLSIGAAMFSGHPDYERLIQAADEALYIAKNKGRNRVELWKAPD